A stretch of the Argentina anserina chromosome 6, drPotAnse1.1, whole genome shotgun sequence genome encodes the following:
- the LOC126801001 gene encoding nucleobase-ascorbate transporter 1, translating to MADITHPPMDQLQDLEYCIDSNPPWVETIVLAFQNYIVMLGTSVMIPSLLVPAMGGSDGDKARVIQTLLFVAGIKTLLQALFGTRLPAVVGGSFAYVVPIAYIINDSKFHRITDNHERFIQTMRAIQGALIVASSIQIILGYSQVWGLFSRFFSPLGMAPVVGLVGLGLFERGFSELGKCVEIGIPMLLLVIGFSQYLKHVRPLRDVPIFERFPVLICVTIIWIYSLTLTAGGAYRDKREITQVSCRTDRANLISTAPWFKFPYPLQWGPPTFSAGHSFAMMSAVLVSMVESTGAYKAASRLAIATPPPAYVLSRGIGWQGIGVLLDGLYGTGTGSTVSVENVGLLGLTRVGSRRVVQISAGFMIFFSTLGKFGAVFASIPAPIYAALYCILFGLVASVGLSFLQFTNMNSMRNLIITGLSLFLGISVPHFFNEYWNPAHHGLVHTNAGWFNAFLNTIFSSPATVGLIVAVFLDNTIEVEKAKKDRGMPWWVKFRTFRGDSRNEEFYTLPFNLNRFFPPT from the exons ATGGCTGACATTACACACCCTCCAATGGACCAGCTACAGGACCTTGAGTACTGTATTGACTCCAACCCTCCTTGGG TTGAAACCATAGTTCTGGCATTTCAAAACTACATTGTGATGCTTGGCACAAGTGTAATGATTCCTTCATTACTTGTCCCTGCAATGGGCGGAAGTGAT GGTGACAAAGCACGAGTCATACAGACTCTCCTCTTTGTTGCTGGAATTAAGACACTTCTCCAAGCACTTTTTGGAACCAGGCTACCTGCTGTAGTTGGAGGCTCCTTTGCTTATGTCGTCCCAATAGCCTACATTATAAATGACTCCAAGTTCCATCGGATTACTGATAATCATGAA AGATTTATACAAACAATGCGTGCTATCCAAGGGGCTCTAATTGTAGCTTCAAGCATACAAATCATTCTGGGTTACAGCCAAGTTTGGGGTCTCTTCTCACG GTTTTTCAGTCCACTTGGCATGGCACCTGTAGTTGGATTAGTTGGTTTAGGATTATTTGAACGAGGATTTTCAGAG TTGGGGAAGTGTGTGGAAATTGGAATTCCAATGCTGTTGTTGGTTATAGGCTTTTCTCAA TATCTGAAGCATGTGAGGCCACTTAGAGATGTCCCTATCTTTGAACGGTTTCCGGTATTGATTTGTGTCACAATCATCTGGATCTATTCTCTGACCTTAACTGCTGGCGGGGCTTACCGAGACAAACGTGAGATAACACAAGTCAGCTGTCGTACAGATAGAGCAAATCTCATATCGACTGCCCCATG GTTCAAGTTTCCATATCCGCTGCAGTGGGGTCCACCTACATTTTCTGCTGGTCACTCATTTGCAATGATGTCTGCAGTTCTTGTTTCAATGGTTGAG TCAACTGGCGCATACAAGGCTGCATCCAGATTGGCGATTGCCACTCCTCCTCCTGCTTATGTTTTGAGCAGGGGTATTGGCTGGCAG GGAATCGGTGTTCTGCTTGATGGACTTTATGGAACAGGCACTGGTTCAACTGTTTCTGT GGAAAACGTCGGACTCCTTGGATTGACACGAGTTGGAAGTCGTAGAGTTGTTCAAATTTCTGCTGGATTTATGATATTCTTCTCAACCTTGG GTAAATTTGGAGCTGTATTTGCATCTATACCAGCCCCTATCTATGCTGCACTATACTGCATTCTGTTTGGCCTCGTGG CTTCAGTGGGATTATCATTTCTTCAGttcacaaatatgaattcCATGAGAAATCTCATAATTACCGGGCTTTCACTGTTCCTTGGGATATCAGTTCCCCACTTTTTCAATGAATATTGGAATCCTGCCCATCATGGTCTTGTCCATACCAATGCCGGATGG TTCAATGCATTTTTGAATACTATATTCTCGTCTCCTGCTACTGTCGGGTTAATAGTGGCAGTGTTTCTTGATAACACAATAGAGGTAGAAAAAGCAAAGAAAGACAGAGGAATGCCATGGTGGGTTAAGTTTAGAACATTTCGAGGAGACAGCAGAAACGAAGAGTTCTACACTTTGCCGTTTAATCTCAACAGGTTTTTCCCACCCACTTAG
- the LOC126799364 gene encoding uncharacterized protein LOC126799364 isoform X2, whose translation MESAAAESIDGGDRDVELNVIPRQSSSASDADGGGVTEERSPLLSQAEKPKINIFTLSYPRRNPGEEVIRSLEPEISAASQFLWWVWSGSRYSGLMCMAISSTIYFTMEVVTDIFSVQPIPLLEVAFTRCTVILVLSYMWLRKVGQPLSGLGNAKHLLISRAFMGYVSLLSFIYCIQRLSLSQAIVLSLTTPIIASVVARFILHETYKVAEIGGLACSFFGVLFIFQLLLTTQDQQGEGNNTSLSGSSHIYAILAASLSSITGGISYCLIRAGAKSCDQPLLTVFSFGVLATPAAGICLFVFEVFLARGLQLEKTSKVANVLYMEAALSQLWVIGSARIAPTFGRIFGCLLIFISVFCTMYIGPDKED comes from the exons ATGGAAtcggcggcggcggagagCATCGACGGAGGAGACCGCGACGTCGAGCTGAACGTGATCCCGCGCCAGTCCTCGTCAGCATCGGATGCTGACGGCGGCGGCGTCACCGAGGAGAGGTCCCCTCTGTTGTCGCAGGCCGAGAAGCCCAAAATCAACATCTTCACTCTCTCATATCCCCGCAGAAACCCTGGG GAGGAGGTAATCAGATCACTTGAGCCGGAGATATCCGCGGCGTCTCAGTTTCTTTGGTGGGTGTGGAGTGGATCTAGATACTCTGGTCTAATGTGTATGGCTATTTCCTCCACCATCTATTTTACGATGGAAGTTGTTACTGATATTTTTTCAG TTCAGCCCATTCCGTTGCTTGAGGTTGCATTTACGAGATGTACAGTTATATTGGTATTGTCATATATGTGGTTGAGAAAGGTTGGACAGCCATTATCTGGGCTGGGAAATGCAAAACATCTTTTGATTTCAAGAGCCTTTATGGGATATGTCTCATTGCTGAGTTTCATCTATTG CATTCAGAGGTTATCTTTGTCTCAGGCTATTGTACTTAGCTTAACTACTCCAATTATAGCTTCAGTTGTGGCAAGATTCATTCTACATGAGACTTATAAAGTTGCAGAGATTGGAG GTCTTGCGTGCAGTTTCTTTGGTgtgcttttcatttttcaactaTTGCTTACTACACAAG ATCAACAAGGTGAAGGAAATAATACAAGTCTCAGTGGAAGCAGCCACATATATGCAATCTTAGCTGCTTCACTTTCATCAATAACCGGTGGAATCAGCTACTGTCTAATAAGGGCTGGAGCAAAATCATGCGATCAGCCACT ATTGACAGTCTTTTCATTTGGTGTGCTGGCTACTCCTGCTGCAGGAATTTGTCTTTTTGTATTTGAG GTATTTTTAGCACGTGGACTGCAGCTTGAGAAAACTAGCAAAGTTGCAAACGTTCTATACATGGAG GCTGCCTTATCACAACTCTGGGTCATTGGTTCTGCAAGGATAGCACCAACTTTTGGTCGGATTTTCGGTTGCCTGCTAATttttatttctgttttttgCACCATGTATATTGGACCGGATAAAGAGGACTGA
- the LOC126799364 gene encoding uncharacterized protein LOC126799364 isoform X1 encodes MESAAAESIDGGDRDVELNVIPRQSSSASDADGGGVTEERSPLLSQAEKPKINIFTLSYPRRNPGEEVIRSLEPEISAASQFLWWVWSGSRYSGLMCMAISSTIYFTMEVVTDIFSVQPIPLLEVAFTRCTVILVLSYMWLRKVGQPLSGLGNAKHLLISRAFMGYVSLLSFIYCIQRLSLSQAIVLSLTTPIIASVVARFILHETYKVAEIGGLACSFFGVLFIFQLLLTTQDQQGEGNNTSLSGSSHIYAILAASLSSITGGISYCLIRAGAKSCDQPLLTVFSFGVLATPAAGICLFVFEKFVFPSFYSFSLMLVLAVLAFFAEVFLARGLQLEKTSKVANVLYMEAALSQLWVIGSARIAPTFGRIFGCLLIFISVFCTMYIGPDKED; translated from the exons ATGGAAtcggcggcggcggagagCATCGACGGAGGAGACCGCGACGTCGAGCTGAACGTGATCCCGCGCCAGTCCTCGTCAGCATCGGATGCTGACGGCGGCGGCGTCACCGAGGAGAGGTCCCCTCTGTTGTCGCAGGCCGAGAAGCCCAAAATCAACATCTTCACTCTCTCATATCCCCGCAGAAACCCTGGG GAGGAGGTAATCAGATCACTTGAGCCGGAGATATCCGCGGCGTCTCAGTTTCTTTGGTGGGTGTGGAGTGGATCTAGATACTCTGGTCTAATGTGTATGGCTATTTCCTCCACCATCTATTTTACGATGGAAGTTGTTACTGATATTTTTTCAG TTCAGCCCATTCCGTTGCTTGAGGTTGCATTTACGAGATGTACAGTTATATTGGTATTGTCATATATGTGGTTGAGAAAGGTTGGACAGCCATTATCTGGGCTGGGAAATGCAAAACATCTTTTGATTTCAAGAGCCTTTATGGGATATGTCTCATTGCTGAGTTTCATCTATTG CATTCAGAGGTTATCTTTGTCTCAGGCTATTGTACTTAGCTTAACTACTCCAATTATAGCTTCAGTTGTGGCAAGATTCATTCTACATGAGACTTATAAAGTTGCAGAGATTGGAG GTCTTGCGTGCAGTTTCTTTGGTgtgcttttcatttttcaactaTTGCTTACTACACAAG ATCAACAAGGTGAAGGAAATAATACAAGTCTCAGTGGAAGCAGCCACATATATGCAATCTTAGCTGCTTCACTTTCATCAATAACCGGTGGAATCAGCTACTGTCTAATAAGGGCTGGAGCAAAATCATGCGATCAGCCACT ATTGACAGTCTTTTCATTTGGTGTGCTGGCTACTCCTGCTGCAGGAATTTGTCTTTTTGTATTTGAG AAGTTTGTATTCCCAAGTTTTTACTCATTTTCACTTATGCTCGTACTTGCCGTTCTTGCCTTTTTTGCAGAG GTATTTTTAGCACGTGGACTGCAGCTTGAGAAAACTAGCAAAGTTGCAAACGTTCTATACATGGAG GCTGCCTTATCACAACTCTGGGTCATTGGTTCTGCAAGGATAGCACCAACTTTTGGTCGGATTTTCGGTTGCCTGCTAATttttatttctgttttttgCACCATGTATATTGGACCGGATAAAGAGGACTGA